The Papio anubis isolate 15944 chromosome 10, Panubis1.0, whole genome shotgun sequence genome includes the window AGTTTCAGAGATGGTGGAGCTAGAGGAGCTGATGGCACAATTGGAGGGGTCCCTGGATAAGGGAAACTGGAAGAACTGGGGCACTTAGAAGCAACCTCCAATGGTTCCTCTAAAACCTGCTCTTCTGACTTAGGGGAACTACTCTCCACAGACCTGCCTGATATGATTGCTAAGAGGGCTGAGTCAATTGTGCAATACTTGCAAAGGTCTGGGTTGTCTTGCAGGGCAGAGAAAGCCTGTACATAGGGGACCTTGGACCATTTGACCTTCTGTCTACAGAAAAGATCTAATTGTTGAATAAGATTAAAGTCAAGGCTTCATTTGGCTGACCGGGTCTGTTCATTCTTGAGATGGTAAGAAGGGGATGCCCTTgggcaaaagaaaatgagtgtTGGGGTCAAAGGAGTTCAAAATGCACTCCAGAGGAGTGCAGGCTGAAGATAGCTTGCTACCCATCCTagaaaagagacaagagaagAGGCATTCCTCAGTCTCCTTGTTCTTTTTGGTATGACCCAAGGTAGAGGGGAAGACAGTGGGAGCGTCCCCCTGACTGTTCTCCCTCCTTGGTCACTGGGTCCCAGCACTGTGTGTGCCACCCAGTGGTTGCAGGCATGATCCTCAAACCATGGTCCCAGAGGAGCTAAATAATGGGGATAGTCACACATACCCATATAGCCTTAGTCCCCTGCCTGGTGACTGTCCTTTGATCTCCCAGACTTGTGTGACTTGTGTGGCTCCTCGATGGATGAGTCTTGGGAGAAATTATGTAACAGTTGCATTTGAGCAAGGCCCTTTAATGGAGGGAGTGTACTGGACTGAGCTTTATACTCTGCTATTATGGACCAGACTAGAGTATGTATTCTTAGGTGGTGGTTCTAGTTAACTTCCAGACATAAAATCCCCTTTCTATTTAGATGCCATTCTAGTTGTAGGCAGAATAGGTGTCTCAAGAGAACATAAGGTTCAATTGGTGGCCTTCCTGTTAATGGAGTGTATTGAGACTAAAATTTGGTTTTGGAGGACATTTTTCTCCTCACTCCTGAAAGCAGAGATCTCCTGCTTGCAGAGGGGGCATAACATTTGGTCTCTAGCAGATGTGAAAAAGAGAAGAACTGGAAAACTAGAGGCGTTTGGCAAAGGGCATGCAGGTCACCCAGGGAGAGGATTCTCATTCCACTAGGTAGCTATGTAAGCCTCGAAATACCAGGCAGTAACTTTGCCTCCATATGCCCTCTAAACAAAGGACAGAGAGTGAAGTCTGACATGTGGCAAGTTGTTCCCATAGCATACCTCCTAGCAGGAGAAAGTTAATTTGTCTCATAGAGGGGCTATCCAGTCTGACTGGGCAGTATTAGCTCCTCATGTGGGAAAGGAAACAGCCCGGATGGAAAGAGAGATGTTCACTGGCAGGGTGTGACCTCCTACCCAACCCCAGGAAGTGCTGTCATTAGGAGTTAAGTAGTCTTTGAGATGTGGATTATGAAGTCCTCCTGTCTGTAGAAAGTCACAAAAACAGCAATCCTTTGACCTGCATTCCTGGTTGCTAAGGTGCTTGCTAAACTTGCCTAATTGAATTACTTCCCCAGGATGTAAAAACCCCTGCAGCAGTGCATACAGAGAGAGCATAAGAGACACAGTGACtgtggaaaggaaaggagaaaactaAGGTTTACATAGGAAAGCTTGGTGATCCTATGGCCAACACCTGGTTGGGCAATCGGAGGCTGGGGTCAGTCCAGGAGTAACCATGGTCAGAAATTCTCAGTTGCTCCAGGACCTCTTCCAGCCCCGTGCAACAGCAAAGTTCTCTGTGACAGAAAACTGGTTTGGACAGAGCCAACATTCCCAGCACCCTGAGGGCACTGGGGATGGACAAGTCCTCCCCTGCAAGCCTGACATTTGAGTCTTTAAGACCAGCAGCTAGCCCTTGTGGCTCATTAATCAGCAGACAGATGCCTCGTTTTTTGATAGTTCTTTGAGAGAATAAAAACTGAGGATGAGAAGCCTCGGAAGTGAAAGTAGAGAGTCTGCTACCTTACCCTTCTGATGAATCCACTTTCAAAGCCTGGGTGAGCCCCCAAAAAGAAGCAGCCTCATTATCTGGGGTAAATACCAAGGTTCTTGGTCTCACGGCCAAGGAAATTGAGGTTGCAGACAAACCCACACAGAAACTGGAGCAAGAGTTTAATCGGCAAAAGGAAAGAACAGCTGTCAGAGAGGGGTCCCCAGCGGGTTTCCAGTAAAAATGTCACGGTTTTTATACATGGGCTAGTGAGGAAGGGGGCATCTTGTCTTCCTAGGGCCTGAAGCTTTCGTTGGGACCAGGTGTGCTATCTGCATAGAGCAGAGTTTCTCTCAGCCTTTACCCAATTCCTTGATCACTTAGGCAGACTCTTAATCTGTTACTGTGTGCTGCTTTGTGTCACTTATTTGGGAGGGAGTTTCCTGTGTTCCCAGACATTTTCTTGCAGCTGCAGACATCCCCCACCAACATCCACTTCTGGCTTCCCTATCTTAGCGTGCCTAAAGGAAAGGAGTGCgcttattaaggcccactgtttttACTGGGGCCCACTGTATGAGTGCGAAGTTTGGTGTTACCCAGGAGACTCGCCCCCTCCTTCTGTGCCCGAGTTGCTTATCTGTGTTTTACAGCCTGATCTTCTTACCTGTCCATGTGCAGCCTGAGTTTTTCCcaaggttgttttattttttgcctattgCTGTGTGACTTTTCAGGCAGGCTGCTTCTGCAGTCTGAATTTTTCCaatcatttttcctttcctcctccctcaaaAACACATTAGGTAAGTTCATTGAGGCATGAATTACAGTGCTATTGCCTGttagttcaatgttaatgaaccaacaatatatattaaatgaagtACGATGAAatagaaatacacaaaattatgTATTGATCAATTGTTTAAAATGCTATGAATAGAGCCTTGCAGGAACCTAACTCTGTATTTCCCCAAGGAGCAATGATTAGTAACTAAAGTGTGGgaactttatagaacataactaccaTGCATAATGAGAACTGACTGTTCCTTAGTCTACAACCAGATTATAAATATCTTGAAGAATCCCTCATTCATGTTTTGTGTAACATGTAGTGCACTGTCGTGCAACATGTAGTACAGTTAAATTCATTCattgacattttctaaaaattattcctTGATGCCAGCGAATAATTGTTTTCAGATTTACATGCCTTTACAGATATGTTTATTAGACACAAAGAGGGTTCATAGATGACCTATGTCAAAGGATAGAACATCCAGACATACTTTCAAGAACAATAGATTTAGAAATGCTTTGAAATAAATGACAACCATAGATATAAAaaagtgctttttaatttttagccaGAATGATCAAGTTGATGTAGTTTTCTTACTGGAATACTCATAATAATGTCTGTCTATATGCCTCAagcaatattattatttaataaaccaTGGCAGGGAAGTtgtaatttatgtaaaatttacaattattctttaaactacttttataaaattataaactgaTAATAATCCCCACAAACTGAAGTCAAATAATTTTACTACTACTTGAAATTAAAGTACAGTTGTTTATACAACAATAAGGACAAGATACCaaattgaaaattcaaaaataaacagaagaaatgtaaacagttataaaatatcaatatttataaatgttgctTAGAGGAAGGCTATTCAAAGCATGGCCCATTAACTATTTGTGAGCTGTCCAGAATGAAAGAGGCTTGTGCCAGAATGAAAATCAATTACATCACTAATCATACTGGCtcagttgactttttaaaaacaagacgTCTTTAATAAAGGAAGCAATGTGTTGATTTATATTCTGGCACAAGTACCTTATCTCATTACTGactagagcaggggtccccaaccccaggccATGATTGGCCTGCACAGaaagtggggggcgggggggggcggTGccaagcattaccgcctgagctcagCTTCCTGTTAGATTAGccatggcattagattctcaaaggagcTCGAATCATATTGTGAAccgcacatgcaagggatctaggttgcatgctccttacaagaatctaatgataaatgtaatgcactttaATCATCTTGAAACCATCCCCCTATCCCCCCAGtcctgtggaaaaactgtcttccacaaaacctgtccctagtgccaaaaaggttggggatcgCTGGACTAGAGAACAGTTAACGGCTTACTTCCTTTAAAGTGCCATTACAATTTCACTGCTCAGAGCTAGGTTTTTTATTGtagggaaaataattaaaatgacaattgTAATTGCCATGTATATATCATCTATTTAAAAATCCTATCTATTTAGGGATCCTAcccaaaaagcaaattaaactttaaaatatcacAATATAACACTTATCTTTGCATGTATTCAAGTGTTACTGACATCTGTCCACTCATAGGGGCTCTCTAGATTCCTACTTCAGAGAAATACATTATGCTTTTCAATCTTGGGAGAAAAAGAGTAAGAACTGAATCATTTGCTAAAAAGCTCTTAAATGAttggtttattttcatatttcaatcaataaaattatttaaattcacaCCTTTGTAAAAAGACTGGATTTTTATATCTTTGTGCAACCACTAGTTGCTTTTCTACTATAAAACTTAATGTTAGGAAAAAAGGCATGGAAATTTACAACTCTGTATTCTACTAATTAAAGGTAGATGTAAACTATTTTAAgattttcagagaaagagaaagttggTATAAAGTGTCTTTTTACAAATGagcttataatttaaaattcaaatatttcttgatttctggGGGGATGGCATAAttcctctaaaaattaaaaatacaatatggtCTTCAGAAACATAATCATTTCCTCATTATCCAATCACTTACTAAGCTTTACTTGCATTATCTTAATACCAAAGGCAAGTAAATGGACAATCAACAATTTAGAAACAACTCATCAGTTTTAGATATACAAGGGCTCAATTTAGATTATACGATGTCTGGTTTGTTGGACCAACAAACTACTTAAAGAATTTAAATGTCATAAGAAGAGAATATAAAGtcatataaagaatataaatgtcATAATTTATATGTCATAAGAAGAGAGCTCCTGGGagggcgtgctggctcacgcctgtaatcccagcacattgggaggccgaggtgggtggatcacttgaagtcaggagtttgtaaccagcctggacaacatggtgaaaccccatctctactaaaaatacaaaaattagctgggcatggtggcatgtgcctgtaatcccagctactcaggaggctgagacaggagaattgctcaaacctgggaggtggaggttgccgtgagctgagatcatgccactgcactccaacctgagcgacagagcgaaactccgtctcaaaaacaacaacaacaacaacaacaaacaaaactcctTTGGCACCTGAGTTGAGCACAATATACCACAGCAAGGAATCTTGAAAACTGTCTAAAGAATGTATtgtatctatctatagatatatacatacacctatacatacacacatgtgcacacatatacaaGTAGAAAAAACTTTTCCTTAACAAATGCCAAAGATGTTCAAGAAATTCACCATGTGGTCAAATAAAGTGACCTGACAGTTATTCAAAACGGTTTTAAGTTATTATTAAAGAATTTGGAAACTTACCAAAATTTTGAGAAGTTAAAGGTCTAAAGGGGGAACACCACGTTGTTGTTACTGTTtgtcaaaatatttcttttgatacAGCAACACGGTCATGAGATCACAGTTAACATGATAACAGACCAATATAACAGTCATCAGGTGAAAATTCATAAAAGATTACCCAAAAAGGACTAAGTGTCCCCATCATTAGGGCTGGATATAGTCTCTAGCCATAAGCAAACATTTTGCTCTTCCTAGTCTCTTTCTTGCATTTGTCCCAGCAAAAGACCACAATGAGGGGCCACTCTGCAGATGGCTTTAAGCTGAGCCTCCTCACTCACTAGGAATTTCACACAAGAACTTCAGACGAGCCTAACGTCATGTTTTATGATCACATCAGTCTTGCTACTGCTGACTCCGGCACTGTGTTAATAGACCTACCGGTGCTGTAATTTTTTAAGCACACTTTTAGAACTCTGAATGACTGACTTGTATTCTAAGATACAGAAGACATCTAAAATTCAGTAAGCTGTCTGAGTGTGTcaacattttcttctatattcaatgaataaatatgtttgcctaaaaatagagaatatttaaCTTTACCTAAGTATCTTCTACCTAGAAATTCTGGAGGTTTAAAAAACTCTACACTTGCATACCAAATATCTCCATCCAGACCTTATCAGATCTCAAGTAGGTtgggaggaggaaaaagacaTTTGCATTAAAATGAAGCCATGCTACTCTTTTCTCTGCTCCAACTTGTAAAGAATATCCCTGATCAGGTTTCTAACTCCCTCTTTGCTCTGGTTAAAGGATCTCTCTCATATAACAGACCATAGAGAATGAAAATCTTATgcagtttcaaaatatttgtaattgaaaaacattttcaattgTAAAATGTCTCTTGAGCATCTATAAAGTAGAAATTACTTTGGCTTAAACTTCATAATGCTTTCCTAAACAAATTATGTTGATAAGGCATGGTATAAGAGTCACCTTAGAGAGAGAACCCCTTAAAGTCCAATGTCTTGCGTTCAGTTTATACCAACCATAATAAAACTCAAGCCACTTTTTTTGTTGATATGCAAAACATTGTGATAAGTTCATTTGAACTTATTTCATTAACATGTAAACTCACATACATGTACAATTTTACTTTTGtcatctatttaaatattttcttatctgcAGAGCTATCTCAGGATATGAAACCATAACATGCTAGCAACTAGTAATTTAACATTAAAACACTCCCTAAATTATTCTATGCAAAAGTGCATTTACAATATAAACATGTCATATATGAAGCTACAAACCATAATCTCACTGGAGtggatataaaatttcaaattcagtccaaatgagtcaaagaaaaaagTGCTAACACAGCAAATCTGAAACAAGTTCATGGGGATTGGGTAATGAGTCATCGAAACGAAATCTTTTGGAAACCATGCTGCTATCCTCTGGGATATTCTCTTTGTCTTCTCTATCACCACAGGTTCCATTACAGGAGGATTTAGAAGTCTTGTCTTCAGAGGACCTTATAGAATGATCCTGAATTTGAGAGGAACTGGAAGTTTCTTCAGGGTGAAACAAGTTTTCAAAGTCCCACTGCTGTAGCCAAGAATGAGAAAGGCATATCTCTGCTGTTGGTCTTTTCCtttgaaagaaagcagaaagggaaaattgagaattaaaaaatcaagttGAAAATGTCTTCAGCTGGATAGAATATagacatattttttaattattgtgaaaataaaacatactcaTAATATAAAATCCAAATAGTACAGAagagaataataatgataatagcagCTAACTTTTACTGAATGCTTAGTTATATGCCAGGGACTATTCTATATGCTTCAAATACTCATTCAACAATCACAAAAAACTAACGAAATGGGTACTATTATTCccctcatttaacaaatatgcaAAGTAGGGTACCAGGAGGCTTGAAATTTACCCCAAATCTCCTAACCTGTAAATGGTTAAGTGGAACTTTGACTCTAGCGTCTGTGCTTTTAAGCATTACACCATATTATCTCTCATGaaggtaaaaagtaaaattattttgttttttcattcccccatcccacctccagatattttttctacatatatgtccatatacatacacacaaacatatacacacacatacatacacacacacacagacagcttCACATACTCCGTTTCCGCAATTGGCTTTCTTCACTCGCTCAATAATGCATTTCAAGCATTTTTTCACATCAGTAcagaattaacatatttattaacagctgTATTATTTAGTACTTTTCCATATGGatacaccataatttatttaaccagatGCCCATTGAAGCTTCCAGCATTTTGCTATCATAAatatgctgcaatgaatattgaGAAAATGTTTTTTGGGAGCTTCTCTAATTATTTTCATAGGATGAGTTACTAGTAAAGTTACTgggtctttatattttgaaagatgGTGTTTAACTGctctccaaataatttttttttttttttgcaatggagtctcactctgtcacccaggctggagtgcaatggtgcgatctcagctcactgcaacacctgccttccagattcaagcaattctcctgcctcagcctcctgagtagctggaactataggcgcacgccaccatgcccagctaacattttgtatttttagtagagatggggtttcaccatattggccaggctggtctcgaactcctgacctcataatctggccactgtggcctcccaaagtgctgggaatagaggcatgagccaccatgcccagctgactcaCTTCTTTTGTAAGGCTGTCAAAGGGCATCCAGTCCTTCAAGATTTCACAATCAGTAAATGATACTTGTTAcgtaagtaaaattatttataaatcatttaCAATAAAGTCTTATAACCAGCCATGTGTACCGTAAATTTCTATGTCTGATTATTTTAGGTAATTTCAGAGATTAGTAGTGGGTTGTGAGAGAAATAACTCAAATCTTTTCTTCACTTCAAAATCCCCTGTTGTATATTTTGTATCTGAAGTTATGTATTTGTTAATGATTGCTCATACCACCTCTCTCTTCATTTTACCTAGAACTTGAGCAtacttctaataattttatactattttagaATATACTTTTCTTGATaggcatatattatttattttgtaatagtaTTTAAACAAATCTGTAAtcatatttaaacaaattattactTACTCTGGATTTTTTACTAAAAGGCTCTGAATAAAATCTGTGGCCAGCTGTGAAACTGATGAAAAAGTTTCTTCTGAATAATCAACATTAACTTGAGAAatattgaggtatgtttcttGATTATCTTCTCCCACAAACGGTGATGTGTGAGTTAACAACATATATGCTATTATACCAATATTCCTGAAAAACAAGGGAGGGGaacttaaaatgtatattaatttttaaacatttatataaagtataatcGACATTCAACATACTCCTCTCCTCATAACTGGTACGGTTAAACTACAGACTTACATTGCTTTTCAAAGTTCCtatattattaaaactaaaataatgatcTCAAAGTGTGCCTCACAGAAAGAGAATACAAGGGAATGCACGTGTTATATAAATAcaatgtattcaataaataatattattgctACCATCTATCCTTCACATAGATACCTGCTGTGGAATACACAAAGCTGCTGCAGCATTTCCTAAATGGTTTCCAATGGCAAAGTAATGACTTGTGAGATGTAAAGAGAGGTTCTGCGCAAATAGAGGCTGCAAGTTTGGCGAAGCACAAAGCTGGGCAGGCAAATTTTTTcactgtaaacattttaaaatctgtaaatatGTTAATGGCAAGTCTGGTGCCCAGGAGCCAGAAAAAGACAATATAGTACATGTTTCACCAACTTATTTAGCCATATCATCTTTTTTCCTGGGCAAACGCATGAGCAGTTCCACAGAACACAGAAAAGGTCTAAACCTTCCACCTGGTCTGTGGAGTCAGTCCCCTTTGCGGTCTCAACTGAAGCTCCAGTATCAGTTCTGGTTCTATTCACTATCATATTCTCTCTTTGCTAGCCACAAAAACTCACAATTTCCCAGAGACGTACTCTCATAAAAGTACATTTTTGGGTGggcctgacctcattatctgcttAACAAATACcttcttctagctttttttttttttggtcacccaggctggagtacaatagcatgatctcggctcactgcaacctctgcctccccagttcaattgattctcctgcctcagcctcctgagtagctgggattacagatacgcgccaccacatctggctaattttcatatttttagtagagatggggctttgctatgttggccggactggtctcgaactcctgacctgatgatctgcctgccttggcctcccaaagtgctgggattacaggtgttaaaccaccactcctggccaactCTTTTAGACGTAGATCAGATGTCTCCCTTCATGAGGTGGAGCCCAGCAATAGACTGTCTGCTGCTGCTTCTATGCTTATTAAGCATTTCACCTTTATCCTAAAACACGTAGCACTGTACTGcagttattttgttcttttactcAACTGAGTTTTCATCACAGAGAGagattttcctatttatttccaTACTTTTGGCTCAGAActtaagtattatttaaaaagaatggaTACGTAAATATTTTCCTGTAGCATAATAATgatattcaaataaaatcttttgaAGAAAGCCTTATTATTTACTCTTGGAGTCAAAGAATCTCAGAATATACATTTCCCAACTTTCCATAAAGAAGTATTTAGGTAACTAACAAAATCTTACCACATATCTGTTGCTGTGGTAATGGGATCATAGTTCAGGATTTCTGGAGctgaaagagaagataaaatttaaattcaatactgacaaattttaaaacaagaaaatcactttatattacattataactgggaccaggcatgatggctcatgcctgtaatctcagcactttgagaggacaaggcaggtggatcacctgaggtcacagtcaagaccagcctggctaacatggtgaaaccttgcttctactcaaaatacaaaaattaaccaggtgtgatggcacatgcctgtaatcccagctattcaggaggctgagacaggagaatcccttgaaccaggaaggcacaggttgcagtaagctgagatcccaccactgcactctagcctgggcaacagagtgagactccatctcggggggaaaaaaaaaaattataactggaTTTAATTTTGGAAAGTCTAGTGACATAAGATGATAGAAATTTAGCACAGTATTAATTATCTTGTGATTGGACATTTAAACATCCCTAATATTGAGTAAATTATATGATCAGATGGTTCAAAAACACGGATACTATTCTTGGAGTATCTAGTGGCTAGGTAGTTAAACTCATTAAGTTTAATCtcagaaaaaacaattataaaaaagtaaaatgttagaagctagaattttaaaaaaaaatttagttttattacTTTGgaattaatttgcattattttattagactaatttaggtttttcttttggGGTAATAGAATCATGTGCATCTGCAATGACATTATGAGCAAAGTTTGTTGCTCAGaaatgctagatttttttttttctttttttgagatggagtttcgctcttattgcccaggctagagtacaaatggcatgatctcagctcactgcaacctccgcctcttggattcaagcgattctcctgcctcagctccccaagtaggtgggactacagacatgcgccaccatgcctggctaattttgtatttttagtagagacagggtttcaacatgttggtcaggctggtctcgaactcctgacttcaagtgatccactcaccttggcctcccaaagtgctgggattataggtgtgagccaccgtacctggccagaaATGCTAGATTTTCAAGTGGATTAAACATTCCTCTTAAATTATCAAGGACCTAATTTCCAAAGTGATTAATTTTCTGCTGTCTTCACTTGCcaaaaaaagtgcaaaataaatTCTCTATGATTTCTAAACATTACCATATTATTTCAAATTAGTAGAGCTCAAACTAGGATTTATGAGTGAAAAATAAGTTTGTTTCATAATACGGTTTCATAATTTCTCCAAAGAGAAACTGTTTCCTAAAgcctaacatttttattaataaagtctTTAAATCATATACAGTCAGCTTCTGTTAAACCACCTACAACATTTTCACATACGTCTGTGAGCTGTGTTACCAAtaattacattcatttattctaggACCCCAGTTAGCATTCAAAAGTTAgtaattttctctgttttttatttttggaaaagacAGCTGCCTAGCTGAGTCACATCTGTTCTGTTTAACTGTATCTTTTCAATGTCCACAGGGGGACGTCAGTatgaacaacaaacaaaaaaaggtaaaaagattgTAAGTTAAAATACTTCAAATTTATATGCTGCTTCATACAACTTAAAAACCTTTCATATGCATAATCTAATTTGTTGATTTCATACAATATACCCAGATTACCTAATCAAAGGTTCTTTTTGGCACTCTTCTTCAAAACCCTACTTTCACAATCCTATGCAAAACCTTATATTTTAAAGCAGCAGCAATAAAAATGGGGAGGCCGGCTAACAATTCCTGTAAGTTTAAACTGAAGATATCTGTATTGCGAACAGCTCTGGAATTGGGACCAGAGAGAAATAGAAGTGAGATCTAGCCAACAGCCAGGCATCAAAGACAATCATGGGCCACTTGActgttgcattttttctttttccatttttctctttttccctaaCTTCCCTCTTACtcgtttcttttttccttatgtaCAAAGCctttatacacaaatgttcaacTTGTACACTTACATATTCAGTGTCCCCTGAATTGCTGTACATGTTTCATACTTTTATTCAatacatttcatttaaatgtgTCGTAACCAAGTTTTAATGTATCAAAATACTTGAACCAATTAAATCCTATTAACTGAATCGAATTACATGCTCTAAAATATAGTTCTACAGAGGTATCATTTacttaataaatttcaaaatggcacagaaaataaaaggaaattcttaCCTAAATATTCTGGTGTTCCCATGATTTCCCGAAGTTCACACGCATTCCCTATTTTTCGAGACATTCCAAAATCTACTATTTTAATGTCGCCGAGAGGGTATATGCTGCTCAGTAATATATTCTGTGGCTAAATAAAGTACAACAAAAACATGGTAAGTAATATACAATAAAAGCATACTAGTCTCAGATGGGAGGTATATTAAGTGGAATCATCACTTGAGTCATGAGTCAATATAATTTGAGTATATTGAGTCATGCATCAAACATTTACTGACTTACTACTTCGGAGGAGCTATTATTCAATGATGCATAAAGCCAAAACCACACCCAAAAAGGATTCTAggtttgaagaaaaaagaagttacatGGAAAGATTAAGATATAGaatactcagtaataaaaagactaCCTCATTCTGTCAATAAGAAATTCCAAGAAGGCTTTGCAGTACAGATGATGCTTAAGCTGAGAAAGAGTATGCTGGTTAGAAAGGTGCTCTGGGTAGCTGGGTGCAGTTAAACATGTGAGGTGCATGGTtattacacccattttacagTAGAAACAAGTACAATTAGGTTAACAAACTTGAATATGAGTAAGAATCTTCATTCT containing:
- the STK17B gene encoding serine/threonine-protein kinase 17B, producing the protein MSRRRFDCRSISGLLTTTPQTPMKMENFNNFYMLTSKELGRGKFAVVRQCISKSTGQEYAAKFLKKRRRGQDCRAEILHEIAVLELAKSCPRVINLHEVYENTSEIILILEYAAGGEIFNLCLPELAEMVSENDVIRLVKQILEGVYYLHQNNIVHLDLKPQNILLSSIYPLGDIKIVDFGMSRKIGNACELREIMGTPEYLAPEILNYDPITTATDMWNIGIIAYMLLTHTSPFVGEDNQETYLNISQVNVDYSEETFSSVSQLATDFIQSLLVKNPEKRPTAEICLSHSWLQQWDFENLFHPEETSSSSQIQDHSIRSSEDKTSKSSCNGTCGDREDKENIPEDSSMVSKRFRFDDSLPNPHELVSDLLC